One window of the Babesia bovis T2Bo chromosome 2, whole genome shotgun sequence genome contains the following:
- a CDS encoding putative SNAP protein, with amino-acid sequence MADAADLERRARKSSKGGFIQFFLGGDDEDAHDLYNQAANIYKQQQQWQDAYRCYLEAANLGEKKNEFIFAASNLIEASNALLKQNEHTTEHIDLLLRASGLYNRQGRFAQSGRILKNAADAFEARGDHKNAIDFYLKSSEFYELDEFGKVSASQVRMKYAELASQHSGKYTEAIKIYESEAHKSLGNQLLQYGAKDTFLKAGLLHLAACDATDAQIAFNKYGAADPKFTTSREGRFLKALIDACDAEDHDMFQKAVVDYDGISRLDPWKVHMLVKIRETLPKSHVDVGSVPAGHPVEDDPDEHIDLT; translated from the exons ATGGCTGACGCTGCAGATTTGGAGCGTCGAGCTCGCAAGAGCTCTAAGGGTGGTTTCATACAATTCTTCCTTGGTGGCGACGACGAAGACGCGCACGACTTGTATAACCAGGCTGCTAACATATACAAGCAGCAGCAGCAAT GGCAGGATGCATATCGTTGTTACTTAGAGGCTGCCAACCTTGGTGAGAAGAAAAACGAGTTCATATTCGCGGCTTCTAACTTAATAGAGGCGTCTAACGCACTTTTGAAGCAAAATGAGCACA CTACTGAGCATATAGATCTCCTACTTCGTGCTTCAGGACTATACAATCGTCAGGGTCGTTTTGCCCAAAGTGGGCGTATATTGAAAAACGCTGCTGACGCTTTCGAGGCTCGCGGTGATCATAAAAACGCTATAGATTTCTATTTAAAGTCATCTGAATTCTATGAATTGGATGAATTTGGTAAGGTATCTGCATCTCAAGTTAGGATGAAGTACGCCGAGCTTGCATCTCAGCACAGTGGTAAATACACTGAGGCGATAAAG ATATACGAATCCGAGGCCCACAAGAGCCTTGGCAACCAACTACTGCAGTACGGCGCCAAGGATACATTCCTAAAGGCTGGTTTATTACACTTAGCTGCCTGTGATGCCACTGACGCTCAAATTGCATTTAATAAGTACGGGGCTGCCGACCCCAAGTTCACTACATCCAGGGAAGGTCGATTCTTAAAG GCATTGATCGATGCGTGTGACGCCGAGGATCACGATATGTTCCAGAAGGCTGT GGTTGATTACGATGGAATATCGCGTCTAGATCCGTGGAAGGTCCATATGTTAGTGAAG ATTCGTGAGACTCTTCCTAAAAGTCATGTTGACGTCGGGTCAGTACCGGCTGGCCATCCTGTGGAGGACGACCCTGATGAGCACATAGACCTTACTTAA
- a CDS encoding CDP-alcohol phosphatidyltransferase family protein yields the protein MARNPRYLTKANGVTMIRTILIMIGMFFARRNPFVFVSLYTASHLLDMLDGYVSRYYNESTLVGAAFDQLLDRMSSTYLCFLNARQYPRCLEVFYLIMLIDICGHWIHNYACALYSNTNHKDVKDANIFLRVYYHKRWLMFMSIVMYETFFCTLYIRSMYHPGDYIYGLVNYFLLVSSPLCGYKILTNVLQGIYGCRRIMHYDISTSK from the exons ATGGCGCGAAATCCGCGATATTTGACGAAGGCTAATGGAGTCA CCATGATTCGCACAATTTTGATCATGATTGGCATGTTCTTTGCTCGAAGGaatccttttgtttttgttaGTTTATACACTGCAAGCCACCTTCTCGATATGCTTGATGGATATGTGTCTAGATACTACAATGAGT CTACATTGGTCGGTGCGGCGTTTGACCAATTATTGGATCGCATGTCTTCCACTTATCTTTGCTTCTTGAATGCTCGTCAGTATCCAAGATGCTTGGAAG TATTCTATTTGATAATGCTAATTGACATTTGCGGTCATTGGATTCACAACTATGC ATGCGCTTTATACTCTAACACCAACCATAAGGACGTCAAGGATGCAAATATATTCTTGCGTGTCTACTATCACAAGCGgt GGCTGATGTTCATGTCAATTGTTATGTACGAGACATTCTTCTGTACACTATACATTCGTTCGATGTACCATCCTGGGGACTATATATACGGTCTTGTTAACTATTTCCTTTTGGTTTCATCACCTCTATGTGGTTACAAGATC TTAACCAACGTTTTGCAAGGCATCTATGGATGCCGTCGTATAATGCATTACGACATCAGCACATCTAAATAG
- a CDS encoding tRNA methyltransferase complex GCD14 subunit family protein codes for MEIVPGDPAILYTGPQILLMCKVPEDLSEIKEKQQAANIGDKRILHRKGGIFDLRKVVGKQYGQKFYWDSVANRWSVILQPTGELITRTVTHRTQILYRADISLAILLLDLYPGKKVLECGTGSGSLSYSLATTVAPTGHLYTFDFHNQRKVYAEQFFKDVHVMQYISVYDRDAYSKEAFLTEEVTESSIDAVFFDLPSPWDALENGKQVLKNFGKLVTFSPTVEQSQRMSIALSEAGFIEIKTFEILCKPWGISFDESDDKHMACYQLPQPSHTGYLTVATLIRY; via the exons ATGGAAATTGTACCAGGAGATCCAGCTATACTCTATACAGGACCTCAAATACTGTTAATGTGCAAGGTTCCTGAAGATTTAAGTGAAATAAAAGAGAAACAACAAGCAGCAAACATAGGTGATAAGCGTATTCTACACCGAAAAGGTGGTATATTCGACTTACGCAAGGTTGTAGGCAAACAGTATGGACAGAAG TTCTACTGGGATTCCGTTGCCAATAGGTGGTCTGTCATACTGCAACCAACAGGAGAATTAATCACAAGAACGGTAACACATCGCACACAAATATTG TACCGAGCTGATATATCGCTGGCTATACTGCTATTGGATTTATACCCTGGAAAGAAGGTACTCGAATGCG gAACGGGATCTGGCTCGTTGAGCTATAGTCTCGCTACGACTGTAGCACCTACAGGGCACCTGTATACGTTCGACTTTCACAATCAGCGAAAAGTATACGCAGA GCAGTTCTTCAAAGATGTACACGTGATGCAATACATCAGTGTGTACGACAGAGATGCATACTCCAAAGAGGCATTTCTGACGGAAGAAGTCACTGAATCGTCAATAGATGCAGTGTTCTTCGACCTGCCATCACCCTGGGATGCCCTGGAAAACGGGAAACAGGTACTAAAGAACTTTGGCAAACTAGTTACATTCTCACCAACTGTGGAACAATCGCAACGCATGTCAATCGCACTATCAGAGGCCGGGTTTATAG aaataaaaacatttgAAATATTGTGTAAGCCCTGGGGAATCAGCTTCGATGAATCTGACGACAAACACATGGCATGCTATCAACTTCCACAGCCAAGTCACACAGGATACCTGACAGTGGCCACATTGATTAGGTATTAA
- a CDS encoding myb-like DNA-binding domain containing protein, producing the protein MKDSISQLEDDRGRKPASNNDAVVIHNFSASLPLYRRKYDWKVPKWEPDQIRELHKSVRHEIIRAICGGPDGLEAHLSIEDLRQSVELLQLPSSRLLYELYITYGNLHISGIILKCKDDLSGTIELLKNNPEGFREFVMGDPVEPCSEPESSTPPPVCSDISSLWSRVADAVNAGKTSSRSRLSTECCSIFLNSTEDGKLLDTVTAKDVERLQRYIDSDPTDTDSFVSGAEKAQELGITLYQYLKAASMNSRSVNRRWTSGDDEKLRRAVRKEVNYRVTGTKRSESINWRNVSRFMGNRTNEQCRLRWRFICKGHQSGDNFTLSELYALQLLYSAYGDNWQKIARLIPGKQPHQCRNKYLSSISIPDQSEYLTYYKDLKNTITNRNASVNVRRWWSKVDWLGMKLLKIANITKNKAIMDVLCDFYASDIIATRIGRLFGDCSLVRSQDLNSLDVLRVSEYLKRYTSTMVTKIVNSTFPTLLRKSKADDAGEFRDIFDIGPVDDSLFVECLYRLLQNAWP; encoded by the exons ATGAAGGATTCGATATCGCAGCTTGAGGATGATCGTGGTCGTAAGCCTGCGTCTAACAACGATGCAGTTGTTATCCACAACTTTTCTGCGTCCTTACCTTTATATCGGCGTAAGTATGACTGGAAGGTTCCCAAGTGGGAACCAGACCAGATAAGAGAGTTGCATAAAAGTGTACGCCATGAGATAATTCGAGCTATTTGCGGTGGTCCCGATGGCCTTGAAGCGCACTTGAGTATAGAGGATCTACGTCAATCTGTTGAGTTATTGCAGTTACCTTCCTCTAGGTTACTATACgagttatatattacatacgGCAATTTGCACATATCAGGGATCATTCTGAAATGCAAGGATGACTTATCTGGTACTATTGAGCTACTGAAGAACAACCCGGAAGGTTTCCGTGAATTTGTTATGGGAGATCCCGTGGAACCCTGTAGTGAACCTGAGTCCAGTACACCACCTCCTGTATGCtcagatatatcatcattaTGGTCACGTGTCGCTGACGCGGTTAACGCTGGTAAGACCAGCAGCAGATCCAGGCTATCCACTGAGTGCTGTTCCATTTTCTTGAATTCCACGGAAGATGGCAAACTACTGGACACGGTAACCGCTAAAGATGTTGAGCGTCTTCAGCGGTACATCGATAGTGACCCTACCGACACAGATTCCTTTGTTAG TGGTGCTGAAAAGGCTCAGGAACTTGGTATTACATTATACCAGTACCTCAAGGCTGCTTCTATGAACAGCAGATCAGTTAATCGACGATGGACTTCTGGCGACGACGAAAAACTCCGTCGTGCAGTTCGCAAGGAGGTTAACTACAGGGTCACTGGTACCAAGCGCTCTGAATCAATTAATTGGCGTAATGTATCTCGTTTTATGGGTAACCGTACGAATGAGCAATGTCGACTGCGTTGGCGTTTTATCTGCAAGGGTCATCAATCTGGTGACAATTTTACGTTATCTGAGTTATACGCCTTGCAGCTGTTATACAGTGCTTATGGTGACAACTGGCAGAAGATAGCTAGGTTGATTCCTGGTAAGCAGCCTCATCAATGTCGGAATAAGTATTTATCATCTATATCTATACCTGACCAAAGTGAGTATTTGACTTATTACAAGGATTTGAAGAACACGATTACAAATAGGAACGCTTCTGTGAACGTCCGTCGTTGGTGGTCCAAGGTTGACTGGTTGGGCATGAAGTTGCTGAAAATAGCGAACATTACCAAGAACAAGGCCATTATGGATGTACTCTGTGATTTCTATGCTAGCGATATTATTGCGACTCGAATAGGTCGTTTATTTGGTGACTGTAGCTTGGTGCGCAGTCAGGACCTTAACAGCTTAGATGTTTTGAGGGTTTCCGAGTACTTGAAGCGTTATACATCCACTATGGTCACGAAAATCGTAAACAGCACGTTTCCCACTTTACTCCGG AAATCTAAGGCGGATGACGCCGGCGAGTTTCGCGATATATTTGACATTGGTCCTGTAGACGATTCTTTGTTCGTTGAATGCCTGTATCGTTTACTCCAAAACGCGTGGCCATGA
- a CDS encoding Protein kinase GSK-3 domain family protein — translation MCGGQHWTKMKYSSPTRLALDPCELKFHKRIARGAFGSVYLATDPNGYKYAVKRSRKFGTKRSRELINLGLCKDAANIMQYMGTFYTRNRNGILMQNSLFEHVPYNLRSFIRHMRGNMESHCERINAITPDNPSHAAAQVTGTKDYLILRVLCDVVNGILELHGRDLVHRDLKPDNILIDDDKSPTIAKICDLGSAKRITRLSMTARSDSDMTVEPSTPYVCSRWYRAPELLFGRTYYSVRYALHINLIVGIGRQLV, via the exons ATGTGTGGTGGACAACACTGGACAAAGATG AAATACTCTTCTCCCACCAGACTAGCATTGGACCCATGCGAGCTTAAATTCCATAAGAGAATTGCTCGTGGAGCATTTGGTTCAGTGTACTTAGCTACGGATCCCAATGGTTACAAGTATGCAGTTAAACGTAGTCGAAAATT TGGCACCAAACGTTCCAGGGAGCTAATAAATCTAGGGCTTTGCAAAGATGCTGCGAATATAATGCAATATATGGGCACATTTTACACCAGGAATCGCAATGGAATCCTTATGCAGAATTCACTTTTTGAGCATGTGCCATATAACCTCCGTTCATTTATAAGACACATGAGAGGCAACATGGAGTCCCATTGTGAAAGGATTAATGCTATTACACCGGATAATCCATCACATGCGGCAGCTCAGGTAACCGGTACTAAGGATTACTTGATATTACGTGTATTATG TGACGTGGTGAATGGCATATTGGAGCTACACGGCAGGGACCTAGTCCATCGTGATTTAAAACCTGATAATATATTG ATAGACGACGATAAATCTCCGACAATTGCCAAGATTTGTGATCTCG GCTCCGCTAAGCGGATTACAAGATTATCCATGACCGCTAGATCGGATTCCGACATGACTGTAGAACCATCTACTCCGTATGTTTGCTCTCGTTGGTACAGGGCACCGGAGTTGCTATTCGGCCGTACTTATTATAGTGTACGTTACGCGTTACATATTAATCTAATTGTAGGCATCGGTAGACAATTGGTGTAG
- a CDS encoding ADP-ribosylation factor family protein, with amino-acid sequence MGFFNFVKRLPLNCLQLAFSLVCLTFRLTTSGFCVITRNTQRLLGGLILGVGSDVHRVLILGTRNSGKTALLYRIKLGEFIYTVTTNSFIEEDCTLCSQCLIPTDICIHRDLKQVETIQLHLCEVGIQDDNDVVEKHLRHASKVIFVIDGSDLAVGVSALNDIASIVAQHNFSHQLPKYVIFNNKSDLVDTHRGYNIEDVGLPDNLKERAIWVNGSALGGQGVVESLKFLLQEDNVWGYKPIQTKRDDLIQLN; translated from the exons ATGGGATTTTTTAACTTTGTGAAACGCCTACCTTTGAATTGCCTTCAACTGGCATTCAGTTTAGTGTGTCTTACATTTAGGCTAACTACTTCGGGGTTTTGCGTTATAACTAGGAATACGCAGCGTTTGCTTGGAGGTTTGATTCTTGGTGTAGGCAGTGATGTGCACCGCGTCCTGATTTTAGGTACGAGGAACTCTGGAAAGACTGCGCTATTATACCGTATAAAGCTTGGGGAGTTCATTTATACA GTAACAACCAATAGTTTTATTGAGGAGGATTGTACCCTTTGTAGTCAATGTCTAATCCCTACTGACATTTGCATCCATCGTGATTTGAAGCAGGTGGAGACTATCCAATTACACCTATGCGAGGTTGGTATCCAGGATGACAATGATGTAGTTGAGAAGCATTTAAGG CACGCTTCGAAGGTCATATTTGTTATTGACGGTTCTGACTTAGCTGTGGGCGTATCCGCTCTAAATGATATCGCAAGCATAGTAGCTCAACATAACTTTTCTCACCAATTGCCAAAGTATGTAATTTTCAACAACAAATcg GACCTTGTAGACACGCATCGGGGGTATAATATTGAAGACGTGGGTTTACCTGATAATCTTAAAGAAAG ggCCATTTGGGTAAACGGCAGTGCTCTTGGTGGTCAAGGCGTCGTTGAATCACTTAAATTCCTACTACAGGAAGATAACGTTTGGGGTTATAAGCCCATTCAAACCAAACGCGACGATTTGATACAACTTAATtaa
- a CDS encoding Single-strand binding family protein (encoded by transcript variant A - alternatively spliced) — MNYKYRNVAYVFLLICVGILPSYCLRSQIHLQNVGFVSTPCINTGQERQFIVNNDPYGDMVMDDANNGMDEMPSYMNDDVPRNSEQTSPSVNTVTICGHIGFIDQPVTIAEGYKALRLAVATNERGRMGTTKTQWHKVVVYGQGNVDYIHNKARVGDRALVIGSLSYYTPQSTDGSTYKAKIAEVSVKLRGAGHSIILMPRAKYQDEDYPLTGIGDESYSYGQT, encoded by the exons ATGaattataaatatagaAACGTAGCTTATGTGTTTTTGTTGATCTGTGTAGGCATTTTGCCATCCTACTGTCTACGTTCACAGATACACCTCCAGAATGTTGGATTTGTGTCTACTCCTTGTATTAACACTGGGCAAGAACGTCAATTCATAGTTAACAATGACCCATATGGAGATATGGTAATGGACGATGCAAATAATGGCATGGATGAAATGCCAAGTTACATGAATGACGATGTACCGAGAAACTCAGAGCAG ACAAGCCCATCGGTGAATACAGTCACAATATGCGGTCATATAGGATTCATTGATCAACCTGTGACCATCGCGGAAGGATACAAGGCTCTAAGGCTCGCAGTTGCGACGAATGAG CGTGGACGCATGGGTACCACCAAAACCCAATGGCACAAAGTAGTTGTGTACGGTCAAGGAAATGTTGACTACATACACAATAAAGCCCG TGTCGGCGATAGAGCACTGGTTATAGGGAGCTTATCGTACTATACGCCTCAATCTACCG ACGGTTCAACATACAAAGCAAAGATAGCAGAAGTATCTGTCAAACTCAGAGGAGCGGGACACAGTATCATCCTTATGCCGCGAGCCAAATATCAAGATGAAGATTACCCATTAACAGGCATAGGAGATGAGTCATATAGTTACGGTCAAACATAA
- a CDS encoding Single-strand binding family protein (encoded by transcript variant B - alternatively spliced), whose protein sequence is MGTTKTQWHKVVVYGQGNVDYIHNKARVGDRALVIGSLSYYTPQSTDGSTYKAKIAEVSVKLRGAGHSIILMPRAKYQDEDYPLTGIGDESYSYGQT, encoded by the exons ATGGGTACCACCAAAACCCAATGGCACAAAGTAGTTGTGTACGGTCAAGGAAATGTTGACTACATACACAATAAAGCCCG TGTCGGCGATAGAGCACTGGTTATAGGGAGCTTATCGTACTATACGCCTCAATCTACCG ACGGTTCAACATACAAAGCAAAGATAGCAGAAGTATCTGTCAAACTCAGAGGAGCGGGACACAGTATCATCCTTATGCCGCGAGCCAAATATCAAGATGAAGATTACCCATTAACAGGCATAGGAGATGAGTCATATAGTTACGGTCAAACATAA
- a CDS encoding putative DNA primase eukaryotic-type small subunit: MGYSDDALVTESNLRFYYEKLCPVKDLVRWLSYEGEKPTGSLQRREISFTFQRDTGGDVSEFYMRWQSFEGHQQLQHMLSERNNVPFKIDIGAIYNKPVTLMQLSGADFHAVERELVFDIDMNDYDDLRTCCTDKRICHKCWKFISIAAEILTRSLKEDFGFNEIMWVYSGRRGIHGWICDAKARSLPNEARSAIVDYLMLLSADSHKKRVNIFGVEDHPAVNRAFDICYRNFYDLLQEQNFLVTEAHIQSSLEYITDRFPKARQLLQRALKTKVKNSVELFNEICEELEVETPEEYRRKNTGVNINRDAFPVAFKELVLAFSYPRLDAAVTKDVGHLLKAPFCIHAKTGRVCVPLEPESIANFRPEDVPTLAVLRQHYDNNNGDVQSSPLAPYTLFFRERFLQQCLVNGAKANRSVSGL; encoded by the exons ATGGGTTACTCTGATGATGCTCTGGTGACGGAATCTAATCTGAGATTCTACTACG AGAAACTCTGTCCAGTAAAAGATCTTGTAAGATGGTTATCATACGAAG GTGAAAAGCCAACTGGCAGCCTACAGCGTCGTGAAATATCATTTACCTTCCAGAGAGATACTGGAGGAGATGTATCCGAATTCTATATGCGTTGGCAGTCATTTGAAGGTCACCAGCAACTGCAGCATATGTTGAGTGAACGTAACAACGTGCCATTCAAAATAGACATCG GTGCCATTTACAACAAGCCAGTCACGTTAATGCAGTTAAGCGGCGCGGATTTCCACGCAGTAGAACGTGAACTTGTATTCGATATTGATATGAACGATTACGATGATCTACGTACATGCTGTACTGACAAACGAATATGCCACAAATGCTGGAAATTCATTAGCATAGCAGCAGAAATTCTAACACGCAGCCTTAAAGAGGATTTCGGATTTAATGAAATTATGTGGGTTTATTCAGGAAGACGTGGTATACACGGATGGATATGCGATGCAAAAGCACGAAGTTTACCAAATGAAGCTAGAAGTGCCATCGTCGACTACCTCATGCTACTATCCGCAGATAGTCATAAAAAACGTGTCAATATATTCGGTGTAGAAGATCACCCAGCAGTTAATCGAGCTTTTGACATTTGTTATCGCAATTTTTATGATTTACTACAAGAGCAAAACTTTTTAGTAACCGAAGCACACATCCAGTCATCATTGGAATACATAACCGATCGCTTCCCTAAAGCCCGGCAATTACTCCAAAGAGCCCTAAAAACCAAAGTCAAGAACTCCGTAGAACTGTTCAATGAGATATGTGAAGAATTGGAAGTTGAGACACCGGAAGAATATCGCCGGAAAAACACAGGAGTGAATATTAATCGTGATGCATTCCCCGTTGCCTTCAAGGAACTTGTGCTCGCATTTTCATATCCAAGACTAGATGCGGCTGTTACAAAGGATGTTGGACATTTATTGAAAGCGCCTTTCTGTATTCATGCCAAAACTG GCAGAGTATGTGTACCCTTAGAGCCAGAAAGCATAGCTAATTTTAGGCCGGAAGATGTGCCAACATTAG CCGTACTCCGCCAACATTACGACAATAATAATG GTGATGTACAGAGCTCGCCACTAGCACCGTATACACTTTTCTTCCGTGAACGATTTTTACAGCAATGCTTAGTAAACGGAGCTAAAG CTAATCGAAGTGTGTCGGGACTATAA
- a CDS encoding putative cytidine triphosphate synthetase (CTP) has protein sequence MKYLIVIGGTMSGVGKGTVMSSLGVLLRSYNISCTAIKVDPYLNLDAGTMSPHEHGEVYVLEDGGEGDLDLGNYERFLNLRMTSDHSITTGKIFTRVFEKERRGCYLGRTVQMVPHVVDEIISWINTVSGHQVDRLGWRNPELCLLEIGGTVGDIESEIFMESVRQMKLRYGSGNVCIAHLSYIPVLGASNEQKSKPTQHSVKNLQARGIQPDMILGRCISELLPSVREKIAFFTQVKEENVISVHNTSDVYSVPLMLDEQGVAQKILKLLNLTPHPEPALPKLYTLASWARLVQKHEKTVTVAIVGKYNGANDAYVSVMNALKHSAMDAGHELDLRFIESEKLEEPEAKASEILRGISAVVVPGGFGERGVRGKMIAIRYCRENNIPFLGICLGLQLAVLDAVHEFKPDAVHGEMNEAPEENQAIIAMPEFIGDDNKGGTMRLGVREALIEPGSLAHKIYDQQKSIHERYRHRYEVNPTYVPRLREWGLKFSGQDPSGKRMVMLELPRHPFFFATQFHPEFQSTPFKPSPPFLALILAAVGQLNERLTANGDKLLPGAKYQTV, from the exons atgaaatatTTGATAGTAATTGGGGGCACCATGAGCGGTGTCGGCAAAGGCACCGTCATGAGCAGCCTTGGCGTTCTCCTCCGCTCGTATAACATTTCATGCACCGCCATCAAAGTTGATCCTTATTTAAATTTGGATGCCGGTACCATGTCTCCCCATGAACATGGAGAG GTGTACGTGCTGGAAGATGGAGGTGAAGGGGACCTCGATCTTGGAAATTACGAAAGATTCCTTAACCTGCGTATGACAAGTGACCACTCCATTACCACAGGGAAGATATTTACACGCGTCTTTGAAAAGGAACGCCGTGGATGCTATCTAGGTAGAACGGtacag ATGGTACCGCACGTAGTAGACGAGATAATCAGTTGGATAAATACTGTCAGCGGACACCAAGTGGATAGATTAGGATGGAGGAATCCAGAACTTTGCCTGTTGGAAATTGGTGGAACCGTTGGTGATATCGAGTCTGAAATATTCATGGAATCTGTACGCCAGATGAAATTAAGATACGGCAGTGGAAATGTTTGCATAGCGCACCTATCGTATATACCAGTGCTTGGTGCAAGTAATGAACAAAAGTCAAAACCAACACAACATTCCGTTAAG AATTTGCAAGCACGTGGAATACAACCCGATATGATACTTGGAAGATGTATTTCTGAGTTGCTCCCAAGTGTTAGAGAGAAAATTGCATTTTTCACGCAAGTCAAGGAAGAAAATGTTATCAGTGTTCACAACACATCAGATGTCTACAGCGTACCCTTAATGCTAGATGAACAAGGAGTGGCACAGAAGATACTGAAGTTACTTAACCTAACACCACACCCGGAACCTGCATTGCCCAAACTATACACACTTGCCAGCTGGGCAAGACTAGTACAGAAGCATGAAAAGACTGTCACCGTAGCAATAGTAGGCAAGTACAACGGAGCTAATGATGCCTACGTGTCAGTCATGAACGCACTTAAACACTCAGCAATGGATGCAGGGCATGAGCTAGATCTACGATTTATTGAATCTGAGAAACTAGAAGAACCCGAAGCAAAGGCATCAGAAATATTAAGGGGGATATCCGCCGTAGTAGTACCGGGAGGGTTCGGTGAGCGTGGTGTACGGGGTAAAATGATAGCAATAAGATACTGTAGAGAAAACAATATACCATTCCTAGGTATATGTCTAGGACTACAACTGGCTGTACTGGATGCAGTACATGAGTTCAAACCAGATGCTGTTCACGGAGAAATGAATGAAGCACCTGAAGAAAACCAGGCTATTATTGCTATGCCAGAATTCATTGGAGACGATAACAAGGGAGGAACTATGAGATTGGGCGTACGTGAAGCCCTGATTGAACCGGGTTCATTAGCTCATAAGATATACGACCAACAAAAAAGTATTCATGAACGATACCGACACAGATATGAAGTCAATCCAACATATGTGCCACGGCTTAGAGAATGGGGACTAAAATTCTCAGGACAAGATCCTAGCGGGAAACGTATGGTCATGCTCGAGCTTCCTAGGCATCCATTCTTCTTTGCTACACAATTCCATCCTGAATTCCAATCAACTCCATTCAAGCCTAGTCCGCCATTCTTAGCATTGATTCTAGCTGCTGTAGGACAGCTGAACGAACGTCTCACAGCCAATGGTGACAAGCTTTTACCAGGGGCCAAATATCAAACAGTTTGA